The following are encoded together in the Rhizobium sp. SSA_523 genome:
- a CDS encoding FadR/GntR family transcriptional regulator codes for MQTKTRGRQTGSLVSKVSDSLRQAILSGDYSPGERLPSEIELTEAHGVSRTVIREAIAALRCDGLVDVRQGAGIFVLRPAHAKPAAPGVDRQSLSSDLEVLEVRTPLEIEAAGLAAQRRSPAQEEAIFACHARLLACIEADQSIREADLALHMAIATATNNPLFMAFLEQYGPAAIPQSKVVPEHQGAQQTAYRRLIHKEHEAIILAISDRDDAAARDAMQAHLRGSQMRYRDMLRDMRGISQG; via the coding sequence ATACAAACGAAAACTCGCGGCCGTCAGACAGGCTCTCTGGTTTCGAAAGTGAGCGACAGTCTGCGTCAGGCCATTCTCAGCGGCGACTATTCGCCCGGCGAGCGTCTGCCGAGTGAGATCGAACTGACCGAGGCGCATGGCGTGAGCCGAACCGTCATTCGCGAAGCGATCGCCGCTCTGCGCTGCGATGGGCTGGTCGATGTCCGTCAGGGCGCAGGCATTTTCGTTCTTCGGCCGGCGCATGCCAAACCAGCCGCACCAGGCGTCGACCGCCAGAGCCTGTCCTCCGACCTCGAAGTGCTTGAGGTCCGGACGCCCTTGGAAATCGAGGCGGCGGGGCTGGCGGCCCAGCGGCGCTCCCCGGCCCAGGAAGAGGCGATCTTCGCCTGCCATGCAAGGCTTCTCGCCTGCATCGAGGCCGATCAGTCGATCCGCGAGGCCGATCTTGCCCTGCATATGGCGATTGCCACGGCCACCAATAATCCGCTCTTCATGGCGTTTCTCGAACAATACGGCCCGGCTGCCATACCGCAATCGAAAGTGGTTCCGGAGCATCAGGGCGCCCAGCAGACCGCCTATCGTCGCCTGATCCACAAGGAGCACGAGGCGATCATTCTGGCGATCTCCGACCGCGACGACGCCGCCGCGCGCGATGCGATGCAGGCCCATCTACGCGGCAGCCAGATGCGCTACCGGGACATGCTGCGCGACATGCGCGGCATCTCCCAGGGCTGA
- a CDS encoding carbohydrate-binding protein: MQLTLRVIDAAGTVKGETTGAREAVLVYREEYKPGDRLELVASQAGHAWVSLDAGVMPALLYLTEAPYAFVVPFSDARKTYAPLAFEGQLHRLQVRQAEPCEVAARRNLALNPFDQHGNAAVFPHAEANVETRGEAAFAARNAIDGERASHDHGFWPFTSWGINRDPEAALTLHFGRPVLLDEVVLYLRADFPHDAWWQGASISFSDGSLAQLSLRKSGNGQRFPLERRVVEWAKLHTLIKADDPSPYPALTQIEFWGSETQG, translated from the coding sequence ATGCAACTGACCCTCAGGGTGATCGATGCGGCAGGCACGGTGAAGGGCGAGACGACCGGCGCGCGCGAGGCGGTTCTTGTCTATCGCGAGGAATATAAGCCAGGCGACCGGCTTGAGCTTGTCGCCTCGCAGGCCGGCCATGCATGGGTCTCGCTGGATGCCGGGGTCATGCCGGCGCTCTTGTACCTGACTGAGGCGCCATATGCCTTTGTCGTCCCCTTTTCCGATGCACGCAAGACCTATGCGCCGCTCGCATTCGAGGGGCAGCTCCATCGCCTGCAGGTCCGCCAGGCCGAGCCCTGCGAAGTTGCTGCGCGCCGAAATCTTGCCCTCAATCCCTTCGATCAGCACGGCAATGCGGCGGTATTTCCGCATGCGGAGGCCAATGTCGAAACACGCGGAGAGGCGGCCTTTGCGGCCCGCAATGCGATCGATGGCGAAAGGGCCAGCCATGATCACGGTTTCTGGCCTTTCACCAGCTGGGGCATCAATCGCGATCCGGAGGCGGCCTTGACGCTCCACTTCGGCCGGCCGGTGCTCCTGGACGAGGTGGTGCTTTATCTGCGGGCCGATTTCCCCCACGACGCCTGGTGGCAGGGCGCCAGCATCAGTTTCTCCGATGGCAGCCTCGCGCAATTGTCGCTGCGCAAGTCCGGCAACGGCCAGCGTTTTCCGCTTGAGCGGCGGGTGGTGGAATGGGCAAAGCTTCACACGCTGATCAAGGCCGACGATCCGTCCCCGTACCCGGCCCTGACGCAGATTGAATTCTGGGGCTCCGAGACGCAAGGTTGA
- a CDS encoding thiamine pyrophosphate-dependent enzyme yields MTSHIKLQFAHPPARPGDKPDFSSLEIPQAGTLPVLAHDVAAQDCIDHANSLVRVLNDAGEAVGPWAEYLALEDPDALRSGLRDMMKSRIIDMRMMNAQRQGKMSFYIQGIGEEAVGCGFQRYLRKGDMNFPTYRQQGLLIAAGYPLEKLMGQFYSNSFDPLLGRQLPTLHSAREYGYFTVSGNLGTQYVHAVGWAMANALTGQDTIAIGWIGDGSTAANDFHTALLSASSYWPPVILNVVNNQWAISTYTGVARGHGRTYAARALGYGIPAIRVDGNDYLAVLAASKWATERVRQGHGAVLIEWYTYRVGAHSSSDDPSAYRPKDEAKAWPLGDPIERLKQHLILIDEWSEARHVQAESEILAEVIEVQKRVEAAGTMLDPQPIPGASLFKGVYADTPEHIRRQRQEMGV; encoded by the coding sequence GTGACTTCGCATATCAAATTGCAGTTTGCCCATCCGCCGGCCCGTCCGGGAGACAAGCCTGATTTTTCATCCCTGGAGATCCCGCAGGCCGGCACGCTCCCGGTCCTGGCCCATGATGTGGCGGCGCAGGATTGCATCGATCATGCAAATTCGCTCGTCCGGGTGCTGAATGATGCCGGCGAGGCTGTGGGGCCCTGGGCGGAGTATCTCGCGCTCGAGGACCCGGATGCCTTGCGCAGCGGACTGCGCGACATGATGAAGTCGCGCATCATCGACATGCGGATGATGAATGCCCAGCGGCAGGGGAAGATGTCCTTCTATATCCAGGGCATCGGCGAGGAAGCCGTGGGCTGCGGTTTCCAGCGCTATCTGCGCAAGGGAGACATGAACTTTCCCACCTATCGGCAGCAGGGCCTGCTGATCGCTGCCGGCTACCCGTTGGAAAAGCTGATGGGCCAGTTCTATTCCAACAGTTTCGATCCGCTTCTGGGCCGACAGTTGCCGACGCTGCATTCGGCACGGGAGTATGGATATTTCACGGTGTCCGGCAATCTCGGCACGCAATATGTGCATGCCGTCGGCTGGGCCATGGCCAATGCGCTGACAGGGCAGGATACGATCGCCATCGGCTGGATCGGCGACGGATCGACGGCGGCCAACGATTTCCATACCGCCCTTCTCTCCGCCTCGTCCTATTGGCCGCCGGTCATCCTGAACGTCGTCAACAACCAATGGGCCATTTCCACCTATACCGGTGTCGCCCGCGGCCATGGCCGGACCTATGCGGCCCGCGCGCTGGGCTACGGGATTCCGGCGATCCGGGTGGACGGCAATGATTATCTCGCCGTCCTGGCCGCCTCCAAATGGGCGACGGAACGGGTGCGCCAGGGCCATGGCGCGGTCCTGATCGAGTGGTACACCTATCGGGTCGGCGCCCATTCCTCGTCGGATGATCCGAGCGCCTATCGCCCCAAGGATGAAGCCAAGGCCTGGCCGCTCGGCGATCCCATCGAACGGCTCAAACAGCATCTGATCCTGATCGACGAGTGGAGCGAAGCCCGCCATGTGCAGGCGGAGTCGGAGATCCTGGCGGAGGTCATCGAGGTTCAGAAGCGGGTGGAGGCGGCCGGCACCATGCTCGATCCCCAACCCATTCCCGGCGCCAGCCTCTTCAAGGGGGTCTATGCCGATACGCCGGAGCACATCCGCAGGCAGCGTCAGGAAATGGGGGTCTGA
- a CDS encoding glycosyltransferase family 39 protein, with product MRTLVRSAAAEGFSQARSVLMRLVYSLVTKPYALFGLFAAYFLLQTLIRTFLSPALRIDEAQQVLFDQWLAFGYDAQPPLYNWYQQILFSVFGISIAGIAIAKNLVLFLIFFFYIKTARLVLTDRRLVAVAAFALFVIPQVFWQAQRDLTHTTMLMLSVTLLLYLIVKVIQSASLSLYIGIGLCVGMAFLSKYNSLIILPAVLFSVWQHPVGRARILDRRFLVSVAIAAVLCVPHLLWLFDNLGLASDVTLQRMAEDAPRGRLLQIALGILTFIGGAAVISCVPVALIALSLRAGATPREPTGNRDWYRFFRTYFIAIGIIMLVLICVMTLTEIRDRWLLPLFMPLPLLATLWLEQSGFNLARFVSRFVPIGLVTMVLVPLAILVSLPLMALIGQRTSSNYDWKAFATWFETHETLSPALIVTGDWRTGGNLRFQFKDVPVVTITYGDFVPAIDVSDARPILLVQTTGTENFAEMQAWLARTYHFQVDISDIRSVEIPMYVPTRDETLRFNYALIRPADITVIGN from the coding sequence ATGCGGACGCTTGTCAGATCAGCAGCAGCGGAAGGGTTCAGCCAGGCGCGAAGCGTCCTGATGCGCCTCGTCTACAGCCTGGTGACGAAACCCTACGCACTCTTTGGTCTGTTTGCGGCCTATTTCCTGCTCCAGACATTGATCCGCACCTTCCTCTCGCCTGCTTTGCGAATCGATGAGGCACAGCAGGTTCTCTTCGATCAATGGCTGGCTTTCGGGTACGACGCACAGCCGCCGCTCTACAACTGGTACCAGCAGATCCTGTTTTCCGTGTTCGGGATCTCGATCGCCGGCATTGCAATTGCGAAAAATCTCGTCCTCTTTCTGATCTTCTTCTTCTACATCAAGACCGCGAGGCTCGTTCTGACCGACCGGCGCCTGGTCGCTGTCGCGGCATTTGCGCTCTTCGTCATTCCGCAGGTCTTCTGGCAGGCGCAGCGCGACCTGACCCACACGACCATGCTGATGCTGAGCGTGACGCTGCTCCTCTACCTGATCGTGAAGGTCATCCAATCCGCCAGCCTGTCGCTCTATATCGGCATCGGCCTCTGCGTGGGCATGGCCTTTCTGTCCAAATACAACAGCCTCATTATTCTACCGGCGGTGCTTTTCTCCGTCTGGCAGCATCCGGTCGGGCGCGCCCGAATTCTCGATCGAAGGTTTCTGGTCTCCGTCGCGATCGCGGCCGTTCTGTGTGTCCCTCACCTTCTCTGGCTCTTCGACAATCTCGGCCTGGCCTCGGATGTCACGCTGCAACGCATGGCCGAGGACGCGCCGCGCGGCCGCCTGCTGCAGATCGCACTCGGCATTCTGACCTTCATCGGCGGGGCGGCCGTCATCAGCTGCGTTCCGGTAGCGCTGATCGCCCTGTCGCTGCGAGCGGGCGCAACGCCGAGGGAGCCGACCGGGAACCGTGACTGGTATCGCTTCTTCCGGACCTATTTCATTGCCATCGGCATCATCATGCTGGTGCTTATCTGCGTCATGACGCTGACGGAAATCCGCGACCGCTGGCTCCTGCCGCTGTTCATGCCCCTGCCGCTGCTTGCAACGCTCTGGCTCGAGCAGTCAGGCTTCAATCTCGCCCGTTTCGTCTCGCGATTCGTGCCGATCGGTCTTGTCACGATGGTGCTGGTGCCTCTGGCCATTCTCGTCTCCCTGCCGCTGATGGCGCTGATCGGGCAGCGAACGAGCTCGAACTACGACTGGAAGGCGTTTGCCACCTGGTTCGAAACTCACGAGACACTCTCCCCCGCCCTGATCGTCACGGGCGACTGGCGGACGGGCGGCAACCTGCGCTTCCAGTTCAAGGATGTCCCGGTGGTGACCATCACCTATGGTGACTTCGTGCCGGCAATCGACGTCTCCGACGCGCGGCCTATCCTCCTAGTCCAGACAACGGGCACGGAGAATTTTGCCGAAATGCAGGCCTGGCTGGCGAGGACCTATCACTTCCAGGTCGATATCAGCGACATCCGGTCCGTCGAGATCCCGATGTATGTGCCCACCAGAGACGAGACCCTTCGCTTCAACTACGCGCTGATCCGGCCTGCCGACATCACCGTCATCGGCAACTGA
- the lpdA gene encoding dihydrolipoyl dehydrogenase, translating to MTDLSCDVLVIGAGPGGYVAAIRAGQLGQKTIIVEKQAVGGTCLNIGCIPSKALIHAADEFHCVKEAAAGHSRLGISAQSAAIDLSRTMSWKDGIVRQLTGGVAGLLRKAGVDVMTGMATVLDGKTVQVETGEGSVRIACQNLVIATGSTPVTVPALPFGGDILSSTEALALTEVPESLAVVGGGYIGLEIGTAFAKLGARVSIIEAKPHILPHYDEDLSKPISARLKALGVSLSFDSVAQAHDPQRGLLSVRKGDAVEQVPAEKVLVTVGRKPALQGFGLESLGLDMQGPFLRINDRCQTSMRGVYAIGDVTGEPMLAHRAMAQGELVADVIAGHPARWDKRVIPAVCFTDPEVVVVGMLPAQAKAAGHQVEVASYPMRANGRALTLERSDGFVRIVHEAKSGLVLGFQAVGAGCAELVGEFGLAVEMCATVTDLAATIHAHPTLSETLQEVALSALGKALHA from the coding sequence ATGACCGATCTCTCCTGCGATGTCCTTGTCATCGGGGCCGGCCCCGGAGGCTATGTCGCGGCGATCCGCGCCGGCCAGCTCGGGCAAAAGACGATCATCGTCGAAAAGCAGGCGGTGGGCGGCACCTGCCTCAATATCGGCTGCATCCCCTCAAAGGCGCTGATCCATGCGGCGGATGAGTTCCACTGCGTGAAGGAAGCGGCCGCCGGCCACTCCAGGCTCGGTATTTCTGCGCAAAGCGCGGCGATCGATCTGTCGCGCACCATGAGCTGGAAAGACGGCATCGTCCGCCAGCTGACCGGTGGTGTCGCCGGCTTGCTGCGCAAGGCAGGCGTCGATGTGATGACCGGCATGGCCACCGTTCTGGACGGCAAGACGGTGCAGGTGGAGACCGGCGAGGGATCGGTGCGCATCGCCTGCCAGAACCTTGTGATCGCGACGGGCTCCACTCCTGTGACGGTTCCGGCACTGCCATTCGGCGGCGATATTCTCTCCTCCACCGAGGCCCTCGCGCTGACTGAGGTTCCGGAGTCGCTGGCGGTTGTGGGCGGTGGCTATATCGGCCTGGAGATCGGCACCGCCTTCGCCAAGCTCGGCGCCAGGGTTTCCATCATCGAGGCCAAACCCCATATTCTGCCGCATTATGACGAGGACCTGTCAAAGCCGATCAGCGCCCGGCTGAAGGCGCTTGGCGTTTCTCTCAGCTTCGATTCCGTGGCACAGGCCCATGATCCGCAGCGGGGCCTGCTTTCCGTGCGCAAGGGTGACGCTGTCGAACAGGTGCCGGCGGAAAAGGTGCTGGTCACTGTCGGGCGAAAGCCCGCCCTGCAGGGATTCGGATTAGAGAGCCTGGGCCTGGATATGCAGGGCCCGTTCCTGCGCATCAACGACCGTTGCCAGACATCCATGCGCGGCGTCTATGCCATTGGCGACGTCACCGGGGAGCCAATGCTTGCCCATCGCGCCATGGCGCAGGGCGAGCTTGTTGCGGATGTCATCGCCGGCCATCCGGCACGCTGGGACAAGCGCGTCATCCCGGCCGTCTGCTTCACCGACCCGGAGGTGGTGGTGGTCGGAATGCTGCCGGCTCAGGCGAAGGCGGCCGGCCATCAGGTGGAGGTCGCATCCTATCCGATGCGGGCCAATGGACGCGCTTTGACTCTCGAACGGTCGGACGGCTTCGTCCGCATCGTGCACGAAGCCAAATCAGGGCTTGTGCTCGGTTTCCAGGCCGTCGGCGCAGGCTGTGCCGAACTGGTTGGCGAATTCGGGCTTGCAGTTGAAATGTGTGCCACCGTGACGGATCTTGCCGCCACCATTCATGCACATCCGACCCTCTCGGAAACCCTGCAGGAGGTTGCGTTGTCGGCCCTTGGGAAGGCGCTTCACGCCTGA
- a CDS encoding alpha-ketoacid dehydrogenase subunit beta, with translation MANMTMIEALRDAMDVMLSRDPKVVIFGEDVGYFGGVFRCTAGLQTKFGEERVFDTPINESAIVGLGIGMATQGMKPCVEIQFADYMYPAYDQITQEAARIRHRSNEEFSCPMVIRMPTGGGIFGGQTHSQSPEALFTHVAGLKVVQPATPYDAKGLLIASIEDPDPVIFLEPKRLYNGPFNGDHKAPSQNWKNHPLGQVPEGYYSVPLGKARIHREGEAVTIITYGTMVFVAEAAVEKAGIDAEIIDLRSLLPLDLAAIEESVRKTGRCIVLHEATKTSGLAGEIIACVQEACFYHLEAPIQRVTGWDAPYPHALEWDYFPGQDRVRRALQAVMEV, from the coding sequence ATGGCAAACATGACCATGATCGAGGCCTTGCGCGACGCCATGGACGTCATGCTCTCCCGCGATCCCAAAGTGGTGATATTCGGCGAGGATGTCGGCTATTTCGGCGGCGTCTTCCGCTGTACGGCCGGCCTCCAGACCAAATTCGGCGAGGAGCGGGTCTTCGATACGCCGATCAACGAGAGCGCCATCGTGGGGCTCGGGATCGGGATGGCGACCCAGGGCATGAAACCCTGCGTCGAAATCCAGTTCGCCGACTACATGTATCCCGCCTACGACCAGATCACCCAGGAAGCCGCACGAATCCGGCACCGCTCGAACGAAGAATTTTCCTGTCCGATGGTGATCCGCATGCCGACCGGCGGCGGCATTTTCGGCGGCCAGACGCACAGCCAGAGCCCGGAAGCGCTTTTCACCCATGTGGCGGGACTGAAGGTCGTGCAGCCGGCCACGCCCTATGATGCCAAGGGGCTGTTGATCGCGTCCATCGAGGATCCCGATCCGGTCATTTTCCTGGAACCCAAGCGTCTCTATAACGGGCCTTTCAACGGCGACCACAAGGCGCCGTCGCAAAATTGGAAGAACCATCCGCTCGGCCAGGTGCCGGAGGGCTATTACTCGGTTCCGCTCGGCAAGGCGCGCATCCACCGTGAGGGCGAAGCCGTCACCATCATCACCTATGGCACAATGGTCTTCGTGGCCGAGGCCGCGGTGGAGAAGGCGGGGATCGATGCGGAGATCATCGATCTGCGGTCGCTTCTGCCGCTGGATCTCGCTGCGATCGAGGAATCGGTCCGCAAGACGGGACGCTGTATCGTGCTGCACGAGGCAACCAAGACCTCCGGCCTGGCGGGGGAGATCATCGCCTGCGTGCAGGAGGCCTGCTTCTACCATCTCGAGGCGCCCATCCAGCGCGTGACGGGCTGGGATGCGCCTTATCCCCATGCGCTGGAATGGGATTACTTTCCCGGACAGGATCGCGTTCGCCGGGCACTTCAAGCGGTAATGGAGGTCTGA
- a CDS encoding dihydrolipoamide acetyltransferase family protein: protein MAIKTIRLPDVGEGVTEAEVAEILVKIGDFVREDDPIAAVMTDKATVEITSAYGGTVVWIGGEVGKTLAIGSDLIRIEDDASKGGTPEMHATADSAGAPPVASAPPDDALQQEAENEAPAQAEAEPPAAAAHGAQAAIASAVADANSLSADKSHAAPRMPDPMRVAPVRPEGAAVLASPAVRQRAREAGIDLRRVAGTGPAGRITHSDLDQWFDDGRQQEIRPGRGTASPSQPSEEIVETVKVTGLRRMIARRMSEANAAIPHITVVEEVDVTEIEALRARLNETRGDKPKLTLLPLVAAALVKARETSPKVFARYDDEADQVFYSSAVHIGIATMTDGGLMVPVLRHAQDRSLFDMAGEITRLSDACRSNKAKREELSGSTITITSLGPLGAIATTPIINKPEVAILGINRMAMRPSWNGSAFVPRMMMNISASFDHRIIDGFDAAVFVQKMKTLLETPALIFMKD from the coding sequence ATGGCCATCAAGACAATTCGCCTGCCGGATGTGGGGGAAGGTGTGACCGAGGCGGAAGTCGCCGAAATCCTGGTCAAGATCGGAGATTTCGTGCGTGAGGACGATCCGATCGCGGCCGTCATGACGGACAAGGCGACGGTCGAGATCACCTCCGCCTATGGCGGCACCGTGGTGTGGATCGGCGGGGAGGTCGGCAAGACGCTGGCGATCGGATCGGATCTCATCCGCATCGAGGACGATGCCTCGAAGGGCGGAACGCCGGAGATGCACGCGACGGCGGACAGCGCCGGCGCACCGCCAGTCGCGTCTGCGCCACCTGACGATGCCCTGCAGCAAGAGGCGGAGAATGAAGCGCCGGCGCAGGCCGAGGCCGAGCCCCCGGCTGCAGCGGCGCATGGCGCCCAGGCGGCAATCGCGTCGGCAGTTGCCGATGCAAACAGCCTTTCGGCGGACAAGAGCCATGCCGCTCCTCGCATGCCGGACCCGATGCGGGTTGCACCGGTCCGGCCCGAAGGCGCCGCCGTCCTGGCGTCCCCTGCCGTGCGCCAGCGGGCGCGTGAGGCTGGGATCGATCTGCGACGGGTTGCGGGCACCGGGCCGGCCGGGCGGATCACCCATAGCGATCTCGATCAGTGGTTCGACGACGGGCGGCAGCAGGAGATCCGCCCGGGGAGGGGGACTGCCTCGCCTTCGCAGCCGTCGGAGGAGATCGTCGAAACCGTCAAGGTGACAGGGCTCCGGCGGATGATCGCGCGGCGCATGAGCGAGGCCAATGCCGCCATCCCGCATATCACGGTCGTCGAGGAGGTGGATGTCACGGAGATCGAGGCTTTGCGTGCAAGGCTCAACGAGACCCGCGGCGACAAGCCGAAGCTGACCCTCCTGCCGCTGGTGGCGGCGGCGCTGGTCAAGGCCCGCGAGACATCGCCGAAAGTCTTCGCGCGTTATGACGATGAAGCTGATCAGGTCTTCTATTCGAGCGCCGTCCATATCGGCATTGCGACCATGACGGATGGCGGTCTCATGGTGCCGGTCTTGCGCCACGCCCAGGACCGGTCTCTCTTCGACATGGCCGGAGAGATCACCCGGCTTTCGGACGCCTGCCGCAGCAACAAGGCGAAGCGCGAGGAATTGTCGGGCTCGACCATCACCATAACCTCGCTGGGGCCGCTCGGCGCCATCGCCACCACACCCATCATCAACAAGCCGGAAGTGGCGATCCTCGGGATCAACCGCATGGCCATGCGGCCAAGCTGGAACGGCTCTGCCTTCGTGCCGCGGATGATGATGAACATCTCCGCCAGTTTCGACCACCGCATCATCGACGGCTTCGACGCGGCGGTATTCGTTCAGAAGATGAAGACCCTGCTGGAAACCCCGGCCCTAATTTTCATGAAGGACTGA
- a CDS encoding DNA translocase FtsK: MKPGHAAPRPQVDPNEATIEQAPWQAAFKLAPNVRFTRTPEAALARPRARDQVQAVSPEERMPAAAERLVEPVDLPLAGPSDPAFAPEILVQALTGAATALHQPPALNLPQKPKVKPEPSPRALIFKRARPVEVPAVPPQVEVAPAPTYPVTYPVSASAASAKDMAAASKPSTMPGALPLWLSDFAFFEGGMLGDLPATAPVYTAAPNAAAGPLQQGALRPALGRPAVDARPSLQNVQRRQATSAGPVTAFYREVRLSDRATVAKALPVQGMAVAPMPVVPPLSVAPGEMETVAALVDRVMQSSAGAQVLPEGTDPQAAPATLQVMAGQAADARQAGVASSQTAAPAADGTRSEILMPDSGEAFAPKPPVMTTEAGSTRRKPQGLLGLQGAMTVRQSDDSYEFPPISLLQKPYGQQTEAMQPDTLQQSAGLLESILEDFGVKGEIIDVRPGPVVTLYEFEPAPGVKSSRVIGLADDIARSMSALSARVAVVPGRNVIGIELPNHVREMVFFRELIECEDYWETKHRLPLCLGKTIGGEPVIAELAKMPHLLVAGTTGSGKSVAINTMILSLLYRLRPEECRLIMIDPKMLELSVYDGIPHLLTPVVTDPKKAVLALKWAVREMEDRYRKMSRLGVRNIDGYNARAAQAREKGETITVSVQTGFDRNTGEIVYEDQELDLSPMPYIVVVVDEMADLMMVAGKEIEGAIQRLAQMARAAGIHLIMATQRPSVDVITGTIKANFPTRISFQVTSKIDSRTILGEQGAEHLLGQGDMLHMAGGGRVSRVHGPFVSDAEVEHVVTHLKAQGRPDYLGTVTEDENEVDEEQEADGAVFDKSAMGSEDGDDLYDKAVKVVMKDRKCSTSYIQRRLSIGYNRAASLVERMEQEGLVGPANHVGKREIISGKTGVSQGEE; this comes from the coding sequence ATGAAACCTGGTCATGCTGCGCCGCGTCCGCAGGTCGATCCAAACGAGGCGACCATTGAACAGGCGCCGTGGCAGGCGGCCTTCAAGCTGGCACCCAATGTCCGTTTCACCCGCACGCCGGAAGCCGCATTGGCGCGTCCGCGAGCGCGCGATCAGGTTCAGGCGGTGTCGCCTGAAGAGCGGATGCCGGCGGCCGCGGAGCGTCTTGTCGAGCCAGTGGATCTGCCGCTCGCCGGCCCCTCGGATCCCGCTTTCGCGCCGGAAATCCTGGTCCAGGCTTTGACCGGCGCGGCGACGGCCCTGCACCAGCCGCCAGCTCTCAATCTGCCGCAAAAGCCGAAGGTGAAGCCCGAACCGTCACCCCGTGCGCTGATTTTCAAGCGCGCCAGGCCTGTAGAGGTGCCTGCAGTGCCGCCGCAGGTGGAGGTGGCGCCCGCGCCGACTTATCCGGTCACGTATCCCGTGTCGGCCAGCGCCGCTTCGGCAAAGGATATGGCTGCCGCTTCCAAGCCCAGCACCATGCCTGGCGCATTGCCGCTTTGGCTGTCGGATTTTGCCTTTTTCGAAGGCGGGATGCTCGGCGATCTGCCGGCAACGGCGCCGGTATATACAGCCGCTCCCAACGCCGCAGCCGGCCCTTTGCAGCAGGGCGCTCTTCGCCCGGCTTTGGGAAGACCGGCAGTCGATGCGCGTCCGTCCTTGCAGAATGTTCAGCGGCGCCAGGCGACTTCAGCCGGGCCGGTCACCGCATTTTACCGTGAAGTCCGGCTTTCCGACCGGGCAACAGTCGCAAAGGCTTTGCCGGTTCAGGGCATGGCCGTGGCGCCGATGCCGGTCGTGCCGCCTTTGTCTGTCGCGCCTGGAGAGATGGAAACGGTTGCCGCGCTCGTCGATCGTGTCATGCAATCCTCCGCCGGCGCGCAGGTCCTGCCGGAAGGAACAGATCCGCAAGCCGCTCCGGCAACCCTGCAGGTCATGGCCGGCCAGGCTGCCGATGCCAGACAGGCAGGCGTCGCATCCTCGCAAACGGCCGCTCCCGCCGCCGATGGCACGCGGTCCGAGATCCTGATGCCAGACTCTGGCGAGGCCTTTGCACCGAAGCCCCCGGTCATGACGACAGAGGCGGGCTCGACACGCCGCAAGCCGCAGGGTCTTCTCGGCTTGCAGGGCGCCATGACCGTTCGCCAGAGCGATGATTCCTACGAATTCCCGCCAATCTCGCTGCTGCAGAAGCCCTATGGTCAGCAGACCGAGGCCATGCAGCCGGACACGCTGCAACAGAGTGCCGGTTTGCTGGAAAGCATTTTGGAGGATTTCGGCGTCAAGGGCGAGATCATCGATGTGCGGCCGGGGCCGGTCGTCACGCTCTATGAATTCGAGCCGGCGCCGGGCGTGAAATCCTCGCGGGTGATCGGCCTTGCCGACGATATTGCCCGGTCCATGTCGGCGCTTTCCGCGCGCGTGGCCGTGGTCCCCGGCCGAAACGTGATTGGCATCGAACTGCCGAACCATGTCCGGGAAATGGTGTTTTTCCGCGAACTGATCGAGTGCGAGGATTATTGGGAAACCAAGCATCGCCTGCCGCTCTGCCTCGGCAAGACGATCGGCGGCGAGCCGGTGATTGCGGAACTGGCCAAAATGCCGCATCTGCTGGTCGCCGGCACCACCGGCTCGGGCAAATCCGTCGCGATCAATACCATGATTCTGTCGCTGCTTTACCGGTTGCGCCCGGAAGAATGCCGCCTGATCATGATCGATCCGAAAATGCTGGAACTCTCCGTCTATGACGGAATCCCGCATCTCCTCACGCCGGTTGTCACGGATCCGAAGAAGGCCGTTCTGGCGCTGAAATGGGCCGTGCGCGAGATGGAGGACCGCTATCGCAAGATGTCGCGGCTCGGCGTGCGCAATATCGACGGCTACAATGCCCGGGCAGCTCAGGCGCGCGAGAAGGGTGAAACGATCACCGTCAGCGTGCAGACCGGTTTTGATCGCAATACCGGCGAGATCGTCTACGAGGATCAGGAACTCGATCTGTCGCCCATGCCCTATATCGTGGTGGTGGTCGATGAAATGGCCGACCTGATGATGGTGGCCGGCAAGGAAATCGAAGGCGCCATCCAGCGCCTGGCACAGATGGCGCGTGCCGCCGGCATCCATCTGATCATGGCGACCCAGCGTCCCTCTGTCGATGTCATCACCGGCACGATCAAGGCCAATTTCCCGACCCGTATCTCGTTCCAGGTGACCTCCAAGATCGACAGCCGCACGATCCTGGGCGAGCAGGGTGCGGAGCACCTTCTCGGCCAGGGCGACATGCTGCACATGGCCGGCGGCGGCCGGGTGTCGCGCGTTCATGGTCCTTTCGTATCGGATGCTGAAGTCGAGCATGTGGTGACGCATCTGAAGGCGCAAGGGCGGCCGGATTACCTGGGCACCGTGACGGAAGACGAGAACGAGGTGGACGAGGAGCAGGAAGCTGACGGAGCGGTCTTCGACAAATCCGCCATGGGTTCCGAGGATGGTGACGATCTCTACGACAAGGCCGTGAAGGTCGTGATGAAGGACCGCAAATGCTCGACATCCTACATCCAGCGCCGCCTGTCGATCGGCTATAACCGCGCTGCCTCGCTGGTGGAACGCATGGAGCAGGAGGGGCTTGTCGGCCCGGCCAACCATGTCGGAAAGCGGGAGATCATCTCCGGCAAGACCGGCGTTTCGCAGGGTGAGGAATAA